A window of the Mucilaginibacter sp. cycad4 genome harbors these coding sequences:
- a CDS encoding lysylphosphatidylglycerol synthase domain-containing protein, which yields MTRSAKKVVSYLLKAGILIIAGWFIYRQFNKKNNDLKQFEHFASQISTTHVVIVMALVILLMFLNWFLEALKWRYITKTLINISVWEAVEAVFCGLTWAVTTPNRLGEYGGRVMFLPPRKRVPGIFAMGVGSFSQGSVTNVLGVMAMIWFVANYIHANLVLAWGVTAIGVIIAAVQLVFYFHINWAVTLLDRVWFIKKYHRFFEVIGRYHTHELIKIMGFSIARYVTFSMQYCLVFQLLMPHMAVVPMMLMLMLFFVVSSAIPSLDLFDIGVRGFTASHLFVYVTDQNIAVIAGVSSIWLINLFIPAILGSLFVLKLKFFDRAD from the coding sequence TTGACACGCTCTGCTAAAAAGGTTGTTTCGTATCTTCTTAAGGCCGGTATATTAATAATTGCAGGGTGGTTTATTTACCGGCAGTTCAACAAAAAAAATAACGACCTAAAGCAGTTTGAACATTTCGCATCGCAAATAAGTACTACCCATGTTGTTATTGTCATGGCGCTGGTAATTTTATTGATGTTTTTGAACTGGTTCCTGGAAGCACTTAAATGGCGCTATATAACCAAAACATTGATCAATATTTCGGTATGGGAAGCTGTTGAGGCTGTTTTTTGCGGCCTTACCTGGGCAGTAACTACACCTAACCGGCTGGGCGAATACGGGGGGCGTGTTATGTTTTTACCGCCGCGCAAACGTGTTCCGGGTATTTTTGCCATGGGCGTGGGTTCATTTAGCCAGGGGTCGGTAACCAACGTTTTGGGGGTAATGGCCATGATCTGGTTTGTCGCCAACTACATTCATGCCAATTTAGTGCTGGCCTGGGGGGTAACTGCCATTGGCGTTATAATTGCGGCCGTGCAGCTGGTATTTTATTTTCACATAAACTGGGCGGTTACTTTGCTTGACAGGGTTTGGTTCATCAAAAAATACCACCGCTTTTTTGAAGTAATAGGCAGGTACCACACCCACGAACTTATCAAGATCATGGGTTTTAGCATTGCCCGGTATGTCACATTTTCAATGCAGTATTGCCTGGTTTTTCAGCTGTTGATGCCGCATATGGCTGTTGTACCCATGATGCTCATGCTGATGCTGTTTTTCGTGGTGTCATCGGCTATCCCATCGCTTGATCTTTTTGATATTGGTGTACGCGGCTTTACTGCTTCGCACCTGTTTGTGTATGTGACAGATCAAAATATCGCCGTAATAGCCGGTGTATCGTCAATATGGCTTATTAATTTATTTATTCCTGCTATTTTAGGATCGTTGTTCGTTTTAAAACTCAAATTCTTTGACCGCGCTGATTAG